A single genomic interval of Spirosoma taeanense harbors:
- the mtaB gene encoding tRNA (N(6)-L-threonylcarbamoyladenosine(37)-C(2))-methylthiotransferase MtaB yields the protein MKKVAFYTLGCKLNFSETSTLARLMEQQGYERVEFNQQPDIFIINTCSVTDNADKKCRKIVREAQKINPDGYVAILGCYAQLKPAEISAIPGVDAVLGAAEKFRLHELMPTFEKVPVGQPARVFNSPIEHAIDYHASYSLNDRTRTFLKVQDGCDYPCAYCTIPLARGKSRSDTVANVVQAAREIASREVKEIVLTGVNIGDFGLVNGHRLETFFELVQALDDVDGIERFRISSIEPNLLTDEIIAFVAQSKRFVPHFHVPLQSGSNGVLGLMRRRYKRELYADRIAKIKNLMPHACIGVDVIVGHPGETDEAFKETYQFLNELPVSYLHVFTYSERPNTTALAIKPVVPGHVRAERSKMLHILSDKKRRAFYDLQVDQHATVLFEEDVENGLMQGFTENYVRVVAKYDPLLINEILPVRLKAVTAEGLMEVEELETVLEKHG from the coding sequence GTGAAAAAAGTCGCTTTTTATACACTCGGGTGCAAACTCAACTTCTCGGAAACCTCGACGCTGGCCCGGCTGATGGAGCAGCAGGGGTATGAGCGGGTGGAGTTCAACCAGCAGCCTGACATCTTTATTATTAATACCTGCTCGGTAACGGACAATGCCGATAAGAAATGTCGGAAAATTGTCCGCGAGGCCCAGAAAATCAACCCCGATGGTTATGTAGCGATCCTGGGTTGCTACGCTCAGCTAAAACCAGCCGAAATTTCGGCGATTCCCGGTGTGGATGCGGTACTGGGAGCGGCCGAAAAATTCAGGCTGCATGAGCTGATGCCGACTTTTGAGAAAGTCCCGGTCGGACAGCCGGCGCGGGTGTTCAACTCACCCATCGAGCATGCGATTGATTACCACGCGTCGTATTCTCTGAACGACCGCACGCGTACCTTCCTGAAAGTGCAGGATGGCTGCGATTACCCCTGCGCTTATTGCACGATCCCACTCGCCCGGGGTAAAAGCCGATCTGATACGGTCGCTAACGTAGTACAAGCCGCCCGGGAAATTGCCAGTCGGGAAGTCAAAGAAATCGTCCTGACGGGCGTTAACATCGGCGACTTTGGTCTGGTCAATGGTCACCGGCTGGAGACTTTCTTTGAACTGGTGCAGGCACTTGATGACGTAGACGGAATCGAGCGGTTCCGGATCTCGAGCATCGAGCCTAATCTTCTCACCGACGAGATCATTGCGTTTGTCGCTCAATCGAAACGATTTGTTCCGCACTTTCACGTTCCGCTGCAATCGGGCAGCAACGGGGTCCTTGGACTGATGCGCCGTCGTTACAAACGCGAACTGTATGCCGACCGGATCGCTAAAATCAAGAACTTGATGCCCCACGCCTGCATTGGCGTTGATGTCATCGTTGGGCACCCTGGCGAAACCGACGAAGCGTTTAAGGAAACGTATCAGTTTCTGAACGAGCTGCCGGTCTCTTACCTGCACGTCTTTACGTACTCCGAACGGCCCAATACCACCGCGCTGGCTATTAAACCAGTTGTGCCGGGTCATGTCCGGGCAGAACGCTCAAAAATGCTGCATATCCTTTCGGACAAGAAACGCCGGGCTTTTTACGACTTACAGGTAGATCAACACGCTACGGTCCTGTTTGAAGAAGATGTTGAAAACGGCCTGATGCAGGGCTTTACAGAGAACTATGTCCGTGTTGTGGCTAAATACGACCCGCTGCTAATCAATGAGATTTTGCCTGTTCGACTCAAGGCCGTAACCGCCGAAGGCTTGATGGAAGTCGAAGAACTGGAAACGGTGCTGGAAAAACACGGGTAG